Proteins encoded within one genomic window of Humulus lupulus chromosome 1, drHumLupu1.1, whole genome shotgun sequence:
- the LOC133799955 gene encoding protein SMAX1-LIKE 4-like isoform X2 has product MRSGVCALQQTLTAEAASVLKHSLGLAKRRGHAQVTPLHVAATLLTSRASLLRRACLKSHHHNNQNIHNHHHQPLQCRALELCFNVALNRLPTTGGPLLHSHHQPSLSNALIAALKRAQAHQRRGSIEQQQHHQQAQPLLTIKVELEQLIISILDDPSVSRVMREAGFSSTAVKNNLEEDSSTSINSSVFLSSSSSFLLPNFWHNHLLPYSSDPNPLLFTPPKGEEERNYSKFKDDIMVVFDVFLRKKKKNTVIVGDSVSVTEGLVCELMGRFERGEVPEELRRTHFVKFQFSPISFKFMKREDVERKLLELKRKVDCLVSGGEGVIIYTGDLKWTIVEDHDNQNQRSEVRGLVSSSFYSPSDHLVSEISRLFVSKPKVWIVATASFQTYMKCQMRETPLEIQWALHAVNVPSGGIGLSLHAASATSVHDSRIMFSQSPETKPLLGSKDEILLQDHKLNCCSECASHCEKEAQLLKSGHQKLPAWLQPQCGTQFPQKDELAELRRKWSRLCHSLHQGKHNQIQYFNFPLQTQTNIFQDSNSISFADPASEHSPGLEQGRFERQHSCTIEFNFDGEETGKQQLHHQEIEPSLNSLRSSRQGKEVKISLALGISTYSDSGKVVDRKMERSSWQRTEMCKMLKENVPWQSEIIPSVVEAMIVSESTKEPETCWLLIPGTDSIGKKRLARAVAELVLGSSDLLLQLNNHQTNGKMKPEPDQLVLSMAMKTHKKLVVFVEDIESADSQLMNFLAEGFETGKFGEANCIQAIFILSKRDSSNVHENDNKGSAVIQMTFNVTETTMSAGTGFNTLKFDGKRKAIEWDLPNKEFATKNPRMEKKENQLSRQSSFNTDLDLNVKADDDDGGSDLTREMAAAAGTEFRNPIGFLESIENVFVFNRSPARDREMKELFQSKMEESFSEICGKQNVLLLRTSLSVEERVLEEVCYGSGCFSNCLFEKWVKDVFQTALKTVRFSGKGKDSGSGSGGGGGGGGVVRLCLGGKEEGILEDGYMGSCLPTKIQVSYKD; this is encoded by the exons ATGCGCTCAGGAGTTTGTGCACTACAACAGACCCTAACAGCGGAGGCTGCTTCAGTATTGAAGCACTCTCTGGGGTTAGCCAAGAGGAGAGGCCATGCCCAGGTCACTCCTCTTCATGTGGCTGCCACTTTGCTCACCTCTAGAGCTAGTCTCTTGAGGAGGGCTTGTCTTAAATCTCATCATCATAACAATCAAAACATTCATAACCATCATCATCAGCCTCTTCAATGCCGAGCTCTTGAGCTCTGCTTTAACGTGGCACTTAACCGACTTCCCACTACAGGAGGCCCTCTCCTCCATTCTCACCACCAGCCATCTCTCTCAAACGCCCTCATAGCCGCTCTCAAGCGAGCTCAAGCTCACCAGAGGCGCGGCTCCATCGAACAGCAACAACACCACCAACAAGCTCAACCTCTCTTAACAATCAAAGTTGAGCTTGAACAGCTCATCATCTCCATCTTGGACGATCCCAGCGTTAGCCGGGTTATGAGAGAGGCCGGCTTCTCTAGTACTGCTGTCAAGAACAACCTGGAGGAAGACTCTTCCACTTCCATTAACAGCTCTGTTTTCCTCAGTTCCTCATCAAGCTTTCTGCTACCAAATTTCTGGCACAATCATTTGTTGCCATATTCTTCTGACCCAAACCCGCTCCTTTTTACGCCACCTAAAGGCGAAGAAGAAcgaaattattcaaaatttaagGACGATATCATGGTTGTGTTTGATGTTTTCTtgaggaagaaaaaaaagaacaCAGTGATAGTTGGTGACTCAGTCTCTGTAACTGAAGGATTAGTTTGCGAATTGATGGGAAGGTTCGAGAGAGGTGAGGTTCCGGAGGAGCTTAGGAGAACCCATTTTGTCAAGTTCCAGTTCTCGCCGATTTCTTTCAAGTTTATGAAAAGAGAAGACGTGGAGAGGAAGCTTTTGGAGCTGAAGAGAAAGGTGGACTGTCTTGTGTCCGGAGGAGAAGGAGTTATTATATATACCGGAGACTTAAAGTGGACGATTGTTGAGGACCATGATAATCAAAATCAGAGATCAGAAGTTCGAGGATTAGTGTCCAGTAGTTTTTATAGTCCATCTGATCATTTAGTTTCAGAGATATCAAGGTTATTTGTGTCCAAGCCGAAGGTGTGGATAGTAGCTACGGCGAGTTTTCAGACGTACATGAAGTGTCAAATGAGAGAAACTCCGCTTGAGATTCAATGGGCTCTTCATGCTGTTAATGTTCCATCTGGCGGAATCGGTTTGAGTCTCCATGCAGCTTCTGCTACCAG TGTCCATGACTCAAGGATAATGTTCTCTCAGAGCCCAGAAACCAAGCCATTATTGGGGTCCAAGGATGAAATATTATTGCAAGACCACAAACTCAATTGCTGCTCCGAATGTGCTTCACATTGTGAAAAAGAAGCTCAGTTGCTCAAATCAGGCCACCAGAAATTGCCTGCTTGGCTGCAACCACAATGTGGGACCCAATTCCCTCAAAAG GATGAATTGGCAGAGTTGAGGAGAAAATGGAGCAGATTATGCCATAGTCTACACCAAGGAAAGCATAATCAAATTCAATATTTCAACTTTCCATTGCAAA CCCAGACCAACATCTTCCAAGACTCAAACTCAATCTCCTTTGCTGATCCGGCTTCAGAGCACAGTCCCGGTTTAGAGCAGGGCCGGTTCGAACGACAGCATTCTTGTACAATCGAGTTCAATTTCGACGGTGAAGAAACCGGAAAGCAGCAATTACATCATCAAGAAATTGAACCAAGCTTGAATTCCCTGAGAAGTAGTAGGCAAGGTAAAGAGGTGAAGATCAGCCTTGCTCTTGGCATTTCCACCTACTCTGATTCCGGCAAAGTTGTGGACCGGAAAATGGAAAGAAGTAGCTGGCAGAGAACTGAAATGTGTAAAATGTTGAAAGAGAATGTACCTTGGCAATCAGAAATCATTCCTTCGGTCGTAGAAGCGATGATCGTTTCAGAATCAACCAAGGAACCGGAGACTTGTTGGCTGCTGATTCCGGGGACTGACTCGATTGGAAAGAAAAGATTGGCTCGCGCCGTTGCAGAATTGGTTCTTGGATCTTCTGACTTACTTCTCCAATTGAACAACCACCAAACGAATGGGAAAATGAAACCGGAACCCGATCAATTAGTCCTTTCAATGGCCATGAAAACTCACAAGAAACTCGTGGTGTTTGTGGAAGATATCGAATCGGCTGATTCCCAGTTGATGAATTTCCTAGCTGAAGGTTTCGAGACAGGAAAATTTGGAGAAGCGAATTGCATTCAAGCAATTTTCATTCTGAGTAAAAGAGACTCATCTAACGTTCATGAAAACGACAACAAGGGTTCAGCCGTGATCCAGATGACATTCAATGTCACTGAAACGACAATGTCAGCAGGTACCGGTTTTAACACGCTCAAATTCGATGGCAAACGAAAGGCCATCGAATGGGACCTCCCCAACAAGGAGTTTGCCACAAAGAACCCACGAATGGAAAAGAAAGAGAATCAACTTTCGAGGCAGTCGAGCTTCAACACTGATCTGGACCTCAACGTTAAGGCAGACGACGACGACGGAGGCAGTGATTTGACTCGAGAAATGGCCGCAGCCGCAGGTACCGAATTCAGAAACCCGATAGGATTCTTGGAATCCATCGAGAACGTGTTCGTTTTCAATCGAAGCCCGGCGAGGGATCGAGAGATGAAGGAGCTTTTCCAGTCGAAGATGGAAGAGAGCTTCAGCGAGATTTGTGGGAAACAAAATGTGCTGTTGCTAAGGACTAGTTTAAGTGTAGAAGAGAGAGTGTTAGAGGAGGTTTGTTATGGGTCGGGTTGTTTTTCTAATTGTTTGTTTGAGAAATGGGTTAAGGATGTTTTTCAAACGGCTTTGAAAACGGTTAGATTTAGCGGGAAAGGAAaggatagtggtagtggtagtggtggtggcggtggcggtggtggGGTTGTAAGGCTTTGTTTGGGTGGCAAAGAAGAAGGTATTTTGGAGGATGGGTATATGGGTTCATGTCTTCCAACCAAAATCCAAGTTTCGTACAAGGACTAA
- the LOC133799955 gene encoding protein SMAX1-LIKE 4-like isoform X1, with amino-acid sequence MRSGVCALQQTLTAEAASVLKHSLGLAKRRGHAQVTPLHVAATLLTSRASLLRRACLKSHHHNNQNIHNHHHQPLQCRALELCFNVALNRLPTTGGPLLHSHHQPSLSNALIAALKRAQAHQRRGSIEQQQHHQQAQPLLTIKVELEQLIISILDDPSVSRVMREAGFSSTAVKNNLEEDSSTSINSSVFLSSSSSFLLPNFWHNHLLPYSSDPNPLLFTPPKGEEERNYSKFKDDIMVVFDVFLRKKKKNTVIVGDSVSVTEGLVCELMGRFERGEVPEELRRTHFVKFQFSPISFKFMKREDVERKLLELKRKVDCLVSGGEGVIIYTGDLKWTIVEDHDNQNQRSEVRGLVSSSFYSPSDHLVSEISRLFVSKPKVWIVATASFQTYMKCQMRETPLEIQWALHAVNVPSGGIGLSLHAASATSVHDSRIMFSQSPETKPLLGSKDEILLQDHKLNCCSECASHCEKEAQLLKSGHQKLPAWLQPQCGTQFPQKDELAELRRKWSRLCHSLHQGKHNQIQYFNFPLQSNNNNNNNNNQITLFGNKSTSYHDSYSYTSSYPWWPAQTNIFQDSNSISFADPASEHSPGLEQGRFERQHSCTIEFNFDGEETGKQQLHHQEIEPSLNSLRSSRQGKEVKISLALGISTYSDSGKVVDRKMERSSWQRTEMCKMLKENVPWQSEIIPSVVEAMIVSESTKEPETCWLLIPGTDSIGKKRLARAVAELVLGSSDLLLQLNNHQTNGKMKPEPDQLVLSMAMKTHKKLVVFVEDIESADSQLMNFLAEGFETGKFGEANCIQAIFILSKRDSSNVHENDNKGSAVIQMTFNVTETTMSAGTGFNTLKFDGKRKAIEWDLPNKEFATKNPRMEKKENQLSRQSSFNTDLDLNVKADDDDGGSDLTREMAAAAGTEFRNPIGFLESIENVFVFNRSPARDREMKELFQSKMEESFSEICGKQNVLLLRTSLSVEERVLEEVCYGSGCFSNCLFEKWVKDVFQTALKTVRFSGKGKDSGSGSGGGGGGGGVVRLCLGGKEEGILEDGYMGSCLPTKIQVSYKD; translated from the exons ATGCGCTCAGGAGTTTGTGCACTACAACAGACCCTAACAGCGGAGGCTGCTTCAGTATTGAAGCACTCTCTGGGGTTAGCCAAGAGGAGAGGCCATGCCCAGGTCACTCCTCTTCATGTGGCTGCCACTTTGCTCACCTCTAGAGCTAGTCTCTTGAGGAGGGCTTGTCTTAAATCTCATCATCATAACAATCAAAACATTCATAACCATCATCATCAGCCTCTTCAATGCCGAGCTCTTGAGCTCTGCTTTAACGTGGCACTTAACCGACTTCCCACTACAGGAGGCCCTCTCCTCCATTCTCACCACCAGCCATCTCTCTCAAACGCCCTCATAGCCGCTCTCAAGCGAGCTCAAGCTCACCAGAGGCGCGGCTCCATCGAACAGCAACAACACCACCAACAAGCTCAACCTCTCTTAACAATCAAAGTTGAGCTTGAACAGCTCATCATCTCCATCTTGGACGATCCCAGCGTTAGCCGGGTTATGAGAGAGGCCGGCTTCTCTAGTACTGCTGTCAAGAACAACCTGGAGGAAGACTCTTCCACTTCCATTAACAGCTCTGTTTTCCTCAGTTCCTCATCAAGCTTTCTGCTACCAAATTTCTGGCACAATCATTTGTTGCCATATTCTTCTGACCCAAACCCGCTCCTTTTTACGCCACCTAAAGGCGAAGAAGAAcgaaattattcaaaatttaagGACGATATCATGGTTGTGTTTGATGTTTTCTtgaggaagaaaaaaaagaacaCAGTGATAGTTGGTGACTCAGTCTCTGTAACTGAAGGATTAGTTTGCGAATTGATGGGAAGGTTCGAGAGAGGTGAGGTTCCGGAGGAGCTTAGGAGAACCCATTTTGTCAAGTTCCAGTTCTCGCCGATTTCTTTCAAGTTTATGAAAAGAGAAGACGTGGAGAGGAAGCTTTTGGAGCTGAAGAGAAAGGTGGACTGTCTTGTGTCCGGAGGAGAAGGAGTTATTATATATACCGGAGACTTAAAGTGGACGATTGTTGAGGACCATGATAATCAAAATCAGAGATCAGAAGTTCGAGGATTAGTGTCCAGTAGTTTTTATAGTCCATCTGATCATTTAGTTTCAGAGATATCAAGGTTATTTGTGTCCAAGCCGAAGGTGTGGATAGTAGCTACGGCGAGTTTTCAGACGTACATGAAGTGTCAAATGAGAGAAACTCCGCTTGAGATTCAATGGGCTCTTCATGCTGTTAATGTTCCATCTGGCGGAATCGGTTTGAGTCTCCATGCAGCTTCTGCTACCAG TGTCCATGACTCAAGGATAATGTTCTCTCAGAGCCCAGAAACCAAGCCATTATTGGGGTCCAAGGATGAAATATTATTGCAAGACCACAAACTCAATTGCTGCTCCGAATGTGCTTCACATTGTGAAAAAGAAGCTCAGTTGCTCAAATCAGGCCACCAGAAATTGCCTGCTTGGCTGCAACCACAATGTGGGACCCAATTCCCTCAAAAG GATGAATTGGCAGAGTTGAGGAGAAAATGGAGCAGATTATGCCATAGTCTACACCAAGGAAAGCATAATCAAATTCAATATTTCAACTTTCCATTGCAAAGTAATaacaataacaacaataataataatcaaattacctTATTTGGAAATAAGAGTACAAGTTATCATGACTCTTACTCTTATACTTCATCCTACCCTTGGTGGCCAGCCCAGACCAACATCTTCCAAGACTCAAACTCAATCTCCTTTGCTGATCCGGCTTCAGAGCACAGTCCCGGTTTAGAGCAGGGCCGGTTCGAACGACAGCATTCTTGTACAATCGAGTTCAATTTCGACGGTGAAGAAACCGGAAAGCAGCAATTACATCATCAAGAAATTGAACCAAGCTTGAATTCCCTGAGAAGTAGTAGGCAAGGTAAAGAGGTGAAGATCAGCCTTGCTCTTGGCATTTCCACCTACTCTGATTCCGGCAAAGTTGTGGACCGGAAAATGGAAAGAAGTAGCTGGCAGAGAACTGAAATGTGTAAAATGTTGAAAGAGAATGTACCTTGGCAATCAGAAATCATTCCTTCGGTCGTAGAAGCGATGATCGTTTCAGAATCAACCAAGGAACCGGAGACTTGTTGGCTGCTGATTCCGGGGACTGACTCGATTGGAAAGAAAAGATTGGCTCGCGCCGTTGCAGAATTGGTTCTTGGATCTTCTGACTTACTTCTCCAATTGAACAACCACCAAACGAATGGGAAAATGAAACCGGAACCCGATCAATTAGTCCTTTCAATGGCCATGAAAACTCACAAGAAACTCGTGGTGTTTGTGGAAGATATCGAATCGGCTGATTCCCAGTTGATGAATTTCCTAGCTGAAGGTTTCGAGACAGGAAAATTTGGAGAAGCGAATTGCATTCAAGCAATTTTCATTCTGAGTAAAAGAGACTCATCTAACGTTCATGAAAACGACAACAAGGGTTCAGCCGTGATCCAGATGACATTCAATGTCACTGAAACGACAATGTCAGCAGGTACCGGTTTTAACACGCTCAAATTCGATGGCAAACGAAAGGCCATCGAATGGGACCTCCCCAACAAGGAGTTTGCCACAAAGAACCCACGAATGGAAAAGAAAGAGAATCAACTTTCGAGGCAGTCGAGCTTCAACACTGATCTGGACCTCAACGTTAAGGCAGACGACGACGACGGAGGCAGTGATTTGACTCGAGAAATGGCCGCAGCCGCAGGTACCGAATTCAGAAACCCGATAGGATTCTTGGAATCCATCGAGAACGTGTTCGTTTTCAATCGAAGCCCGGCGAGGGATCGAGAGATGAAGGAGCTTTTCCAGTCGAAGATGGAAGAGAGCTTCAGCGAGATTTGTGGGAAACAAAATGTGCTGTTGCTAAGGACTAGTTTAAGTGTAGAAGAGAGAGTGTTAGAGGAGGTTTGTTATGGGTCGGGTTGTTTTTCTAATTGTTTGTTTGAGAAATGGGTTAAGGATGTTTTTCAAACGGCTTTGAAAACGGTTAGATTTAGCGGGAAAGGAAaggatagtggtagtggtagtggtggtggcggtggcggtggtggGGTTGTAAGGCTTTGTTTGGGTGGCAAAGAAGAAGGTATTTTGGAGGATGGGTATATGGGTTCATGTCTTCCAACCAAAATCCAAGTTTCGTACAAGGACTAA